One Nostoc punctiforme PCC 73102 DNA window includes the following coding sequences:
- the deoC gene encoding deoxyribose-phosphate aldolase, which translates to MAADYPDIDIAPFIDHALLTPTATPEQVQQWCEEAYRFNFAAVCLYPTYVKQAVELLHGKNPKVCTVIGFPSGATTSAVKLYEAQEAADNGATELDVVMNLGWLKAGKTEEVHREIAEICEETGQTVKVILETNLLTDAEKKIAAEIAMEAGAAFLKTSTGWNGGATVADVRFLQELAKERVGIKAAGGIRTINQALDLIVAGASRLGTSRGIDLIRQRDNLGKGE; encoded by the coding sequence ATGGCAGCAGACTATCCAGATATTGATATTGCGCCATTTATCGATCACGCCCTGTTAACGCCAACGGCTACTCCAGAGCAGGTTCAGCAGTGGTGTGAAGAGGCATATAGATTCAATTTTGCGGCAGTTTGCTTGTACCCCACCTATGTCAAACAAGCTGTCGAACTCCTCCACGGCAAAAACCCGAAAGTGTGTACTGTGATTGGCTTTCCCTCTGGTGCGACAACTTCAGCAGTGAAACTCTATGAGGCTCAAGAAGCGGCGGATAATGGAGCCACTGAATTGGATGTGGTCATGAACTTGGGCTGGTTGAAAGCTGGTAAAACTGAAGAAGTCCACCGGGAAATTGCCGAAATTTGTGAAGAGACTGGGCAAACTGTCAAGGTAATTTTGGAAACCAATCTGTTGACAGATGCGGAGAAAAAAATAGCTGCTGAAATAGCTATGGAGGCGGGGGCCGCTTTCTTAAAAACTAGTACAGGTTGGAATGGCGGTGCAACAGTGGCAGATGTGCGATTTTTGCAGGAATTGGCAAAAGAAAGAGTGGGAATTAAAGCTGCAGGTGGTATCCGCACTATCAATCAAGCTCTAGACTTAATCGTAGCAGGTGCTAGTAGATTAGGCACATCTCGCGGTATCGATTTGATCCGCCAGCGCGATAATCTGGGGAAGGGTGAATAG
- a CDS encoding transposase — MMLNIEGALKQDRLLRALTGLNRKAFDALLPTFTTMYLDTQQAKPRQRGLGGGRKARLLTAQDKLFFILFYFKCYPTFDVAGLLFDMHRSQAHEWMHRLQPILEAALGQKMALPERHLESIEAFLSRFPGVQRVMIDGTERPIARPQEREQQQQNYSGKKKRHTRKHLAAVDETKRVLILSKAREGKLHDKRFHDEDDIAGSVPDEIPIEVDSGFQGLQKQYDNLHLPHKKPKGGKLSDLQKTENRQLSQSRVVCENAFAGVKRYNAASVIYRNRIENFDDHLMLTAAGLWNFYLMAA, encoded by the coding sequence ATGATGCTGAATATTGAAGGTGCGCTGAAGCAAGACCGACTGTTGAGGGCATTAACTGGGTTGAACCGGAAAGCATTTGATGCCCTTTTGCCCACGTTTACCACGATGTACCTAGATACTCAACAGGCCAAGCCTCGTCAACGTGGCCTGGGTGGAGGACGCAAAGCCCGCTTACTTACAGCCCAAGACAAATTGTTTTTCATCCTTTTCTATTTCAAATGTTATCCGACCTTTGATGTGGCGGGACTGCTCTTTGATATGCATCGCTCCCAGGCACATGAGTGGATGCATCGATTGCAGCCAATATTAGAAGCGGCTTTGGGACAGAAGATGGCGCTGCCGGAACGCCATCTCGAAAGCATTGAAGCATTTTTGTCACGCTTTCCAGGAGTGCAACGAGTGATGATTGATGGGACAGAACGCCCAATTGCGCGACCTCAAGAAAGAGAACAACAACAACAGAATTACTCCGGTAAAAAGAAACGTCATACGCGTAAACACTTGGCGGCAGTTGATGAAACCAAACGGGTCTTGATCTTAAGCAAAGCACGAGAAGGCAAACTGCATGACAAACGTTTTCATGACGAAGATGACATTGCAGGTAGTGTGCCTGATGAAATTCCGATTGAAGTAGACTCGGGCTTTCAGGGATTACAGAAGCAGTATGACAATCTCCATCTTCCTCACAAAAAGCCCAAAGGGGGCAAGTTAAGTGACCTTCAAAAAACGGAGAATCGTCAATTGAGTCAATCCCGTGTAGTTTGCGAAAATGCCTTTGCTGGTGTGAAGCGCTACAACGCCGCCAGTGTCATTTATCGTAATCGGATTGAAAACTTTGATGACCATTTGATGCTGACCGCAGCAGGATTATGGAACTTCTACTTGATGGCTGCTTAA
- the recO gene encoding DNA repair protein RecO encodes MSRTYKASGINLKTQVLGESDKIVTILTPEFGLIRAVAPGARKHNSSLGGRSGMFVVNELLIAKGRSLDKITQAQTLKTYPGLAKDLGKLAASQYLAEIVLSQALSEQPQEELYELFNEHLHRLEALSNANASGVLAHLAHGVFHLLALAGVTPQVQICCLSGRSLKPDFTEPNWQIGFSVPTGGTICLEAWKRLRTEGKGEINNQYPIPHIPLPMPHAQTVVVHRQEIPLISSRLGAMELALLQHLSQPEIMQIDGARDHNWLSVEQILRQYAQYQLGRPIRSATLIDSYFAANHDATI; translated from the coding sequence ATGAGTAGAACCTACAAAGCAAGCGGAATTAATCTTAAAACTCAGGTGCTAGGAGAATCAGATAAAATAGTGACCATTTTGACACCAGAATTCGGTCTGATTCGAGCAGTGGCTCCAGGGGCACGTAAGCACAACTCCAGCTTGGGCGGCAGGAGTGGTATGTTTGTTGTGAATGAACTATTGATCGCCAAAGGGCGATCGCTTGATAAGATTACTCAAGCACAGACGTTAAAGACTTATCCTGGTTTAGCTAAAGATTTGGGGAAATTGGCTGCTAGCCAATATTTAGCAGAAATAGTCCTATCTCAAGCTTTGAGCGAACAACCCCAAGAAGAACTTTATGAGTTGTTCAATGAACATCTCCATCGGTTAGAAGCATTGTCTAATGCAAATGCATCTGGTGTTTTGGCTCATCTGGCTCATGGGGTGTTTCACCTTTTAGCCTTAGCAGGAGTAACACCGCAAGTGCAAATATGCTGCTTATCTGGGCGCTCCCTCAAGCCAGACTTTACAGAACCCAACTGGCAGATAGGATTTAGCGTCCCTACGGGTGGAACGATTTGCTTGGAAGCTTGGAAACGTTTACGAACAGAGGGAAAGGGGGAGATTAATAACCAATACCCCATTCCCCATATCCCATTACCCATGCCCCATGCCCAAACAGTTGTTGTGCATCGGCAAGAAATACCTTTAATTTCTAGTCGTCTGGGTGCTATGGAACTGGCTTTGCTTCAACATCTGTCACAACCAGAGATAATGCAAATTGATGGTGCTAGAGACCATAACTGGTTATCTGTTGAGCAGATTTTGCGCCAGTATGCTCAGTACCAATTAGGTCGCCCTATTCGCTCTGCTACCTTGATCGATTCTTATTTTGCTGCCAACCATGATGCAACCATCTGA
- a CDS encoding MFS transporter, with translation MQPSDLDKKILPLSPSLVKKQNRISDPNLKNHLSAVSKCTPSQINSQEMSPKDVSKNDQSWTAQIPKTDVPEIQSEDKLTTDEANSNGNSNGQSLPVATTPETESPKLDGSGSGGEAVSANVTQQGFLPVLKNPNFLALWGGQVFSQLADKVYLVLMIALINTQFQASNQSISGWVSVLMMAFTIPAVLFGSVAGVFVDRWSKKAVLVATNIWRGILVLSIPFLLWLTHGWKPIGVMPVGFLIILGITFLVSTLTQFFAPAEQAAIPLVVEEQHLLSANSLYTTTMMASVIVGFAVGEPLLAIADGLWSQIGGSGSLGKELLVGGSYAIAGLILFLLATKEKHHHPDTEFPHVFSDLRDGFAYLKANHRVRNALLQLIILFSVFAALTVLAVRMAEIIPNMKASQFGFLLAAGGVGIAAGATILGQFGQRFSYTQLSLCGCMGMTASLIGLSIFTTQLWLVLLLVALLGIFGALIGIPMQTAIQTETPPEMRGKVFGLQNNVINIALSLPLALAGVAETFLGLQVVFLGLAAIVFLGGILTWYNSHK, from the coding sequence ATGCAACCATCTGATTTGGATAAAAAAATCCTGCCTTTGTCACCAAGCCTTGTTAAAAAACAGAATAGGATATCAGATCCTAACCTCAAGAATCACTTGAGTGCCGTTTCAAAGTGTACACCTAGTCAAATCAATAGCCAAGAAATGTCCCCAAAAGACGTTTCTAAAAACGATCAAAGTTGGACAGCCCAGATCCCAAAAACTGATGTTCCAGAAATACAATCTGAGGACAAATTAACTACTGATGAGGCAAATAGCAACGGTAATAGCAACGGGCAGAGTTTGCCAGTAGCTACTACCCCAGAAACAGAATCACCTAAATTAGATGGATCTGGTTCAGGTGGAGAAGCTGTTTCCGCGAATGTAACACAGCAGGGGTTTTTGCCTGTATTAAAAAACCCTAATTTCCTGGCTCTTTGGGGCGGTCAAGTTTTCTCCCAACTAGCAGATAAAGTTTATTTGGTGCTGATGATTGCTTTGATTAATACTCAGTTTCAGGCTAGTAATCAGAGTATTAGTGGTTGGGTGTCAGTCTTGATGATGGCTTTTACGATTCCAGCCGTATTATTTGGTTCCGTTGCTGGCGTGTTTGTCGATCGCTGGTCAAAAAAGGCTGTGCTGGTGGCAACGAATATTTGGCGCGGCATCCTGGTTTTGTCAATTCCCTTCCTGCTGTGGTTGACTCATGGCTGGAAACCCATAGGAGTTATGCCAGTAGGTTTTTTGATCATCCTGGGTATAACTTTTCTAGTTTCCACACTGACACAGTTTTTTGCACCGGCGGAACAGGCAGCAATTCCCTTAGTGGTAGAAGAACAGCATTTACTCTCAGCTAATTCGCTTTATACGACAACGATGATGGCATCGGTGATTGTTGGGTTTGCTGTCGGAGAACCATTATTAGCGATCGCAGATGGACTTTGGTCGCAAATTGGTGGTAGCGGTAGTTTGGGCAAAGAACTTTTAGTAGGTGGTAGTTATGCAATCGCTGGACTAATTTTATTCCTCCTAGCAACTAAGGAAAAACACCACCACCCTGATACAGAATTCCCTCACGTATTCTCTGATTTGCGAGATGGTTTTGCCTACCTCAAAGCAAATCATCGCGTCCGCAATGCTTTGCTTCAGCTAATTATCTTGTTTTCTGTCTTTGCAGCATTAACTGTTCTAGCTGTTCGGATGGCAGAAATAATTCCGAATATGAAAGCTTCCCAGTTTGGCTTTTTACTAGCAGCTGGCGGTGTTGGCATCGCTGCGGGAGCAACAATTCTCGGTCAATTTGGTCAACGCTTTTCCTATACCCAACTAAGTCTTTGTGGTTGTATGGGTATGACAGCATCCCTGATTGGTCTATCAATCTTTACAACCCAACTGTGGCTAGTCCTGTTACTGGTGGCGCTATTAGGTATCTTTGGGGCCCTAATCGGAATTCCCATGCAAACTGCAATTCAAACAGAAACACCTCCAGAAATGCGTGGTAAAGTATTTGGCTTGCAAAACAATGTAATTAATATTGCCCTCTCCTTACCTTTAGCTTTAGCTGGTGTCGCAGAAACCTTTTTGGGATTACAGGTAGTTTTTTTGGGATTAGCCGCGATCGTCTTTTTAGGAGGTATATTAACGTGGTATAACTCACACAAGTAG
- a CDS encoding glycosyltransferase family 4 protein: MRIAWIGKKSPFCGNVTYSREITNALLDRGHQVSFLHFAQEESEPENWPNLREVSLPFIYKSQVYTIPTFKATKVLTDSLREIKPDVVHASLTLSPLDFFLPEICEELRLPLVATFHTPFAGKGAKLISGTQLLAYQLYAPFLVNYDRVIVFSQIQRELLAGMGVREENIAVIPNGVDTVKYSPGFSQIKAEFKADRLFVYQGRIAPEKNVEALLRAWKQSAMGPGTKLLIVGDGPLKSSLEPFYGSEYGIIWLGFVADEDRRIEILRGADVFVLPSLVEGLSLSLLEGMSCGLACLATDVGADGEVLEKGAGIVISTKTARSQLKTLLPVLQDHPELTTLLGQKARQRVLDRYTLSKNITLLEELYKEVLAQRPLPLSRRA, encoded by the coding sequence ATGCGTATAGCCTGGATTGGAAAAAAATCACCCTTTTGCGGCAATGTCACCTACAGTCGAGAAATTACAAATGCTTTGCTAGATAGGGGACATCAAGTTAGCTTTCTTCACTTCGCACAGGAAGAGTCTGAACCTGAGAATTGGCCAAATCTTCGAGAGGTTTCGCTCCCATTCATTTACAAGTCTCAGGTTTATACAATTCCTACTTTTAAAGCAACCAAAGTTTTAACCGATTCGCTGCGGGAAATCAAGCCAGATGTAGTCCACGCTTCCTTAACATTATCTCCTCTAGATTTTTTTCTACCGGAAATCTGTGAGGAACTGAGGTTGCCCCTAGTTGCAACTTTTCACACACCGTTTGCTGGCAAGGGGGCAAAGCTGATATCGGGAACACAACTTTTGGCTTATCAGCTCTACGCACCTTTTTTAGTTAACTACGATCGCGTGATTGTATTTTCCCAGATTCAGCGAGAATTATTGGCAGGGATGGGCGTAAGGGAAGAAAATATTGCTGTAATTCCCAATGGTGTTGATACCGTTAAATATTCTCCAGGATTTTCTCAAATCAAAGCCGAATTTAAAGCCGATCGCTTGTTTGTTTACCAAGGTCGAATAGCGCCAGAGAAAAATGTTGAAGCCCTGCTTCGGGCTTGGAAGCAGTCGGCAATGGGACCTGGTACGAAGTTGCTAATTGTTGGCGATGGTCCTTTAAAGTCTTCCTTAGAGCCGTTTTATGGTTCAGAATACGGCATTATCTGGTTAGGATTTGTTGCTGATGAAGACCGACGCATCGAAATTTTGCGGGGCGCAGATGTATTTGTTCTACCTTCATTGGTAGAGGGTTTGTCTCTATCTCTGTTAGAGGGAATGTCATGTGGGTTGGCTTGTTTAGCAACAGATGTGGGTGCAGATGGAGAAGTATTAGAAAAAGGTGCAGGTATAGTTATTAGTACTAAAACCGCGCGATCGCAGTTAAAAACTCTCTTGCCAGTGTTGCAAGACCATCCAGAGTTAACGACTTTACTTGGGCAAAAAGCCAGACAGCGTGTATTAGACCGCTATACCCTCAGTAAAAATATTACTCTGCTGGAAGAACTTTATAAAGAAGTTTTAGCACAGCGACCTCTACCGCTAAGTCGTAGAGCTTAG
- a CDS encoding peptidase, with the protein MGKKTQHQILNILINLISQRLITALALFIGTGLSIIFINLHSSYGFTIIPKYVYSGSVISLSTSPIPKPHPLPPTLAQWQDSTNSGDYFSQVTTTQVGYLVWSQFPIRVYVEPPKSVNEKQAQVWVNGVLQGVKEWSNYLPLTIVEQPEIADITIARKAPPLQISPGSSKPRARSAQTTYELYTTNKVLSHRFTILLSPSQTGEYLIAATRHEFGHALGIWGHSPLQTDALYFSQVRNPLPISSRDVNTLKRIYEQPTSLGWSLGDNSKIN; encoded by the coding sequence ATGGGGAAAAAAACCCAACACCAAATACTTAACATCCTAATAAATTTAATCTCACAACGGTTAATTACAGCTCTTGCCTTATTTATTGGCACAGGGCTGTCGATCATTTTTATTAATCTTCATTCGAGTTATGGGTTTACAATAATACCAAAATATGTGTATTCAGGCTCAGTAATCTCTCTCTCCACCTCACCCATCCCAAAACCCCATCCCTTACCGCCCACACTCGCACAGTGGCAAGATAGCACTAACAGTGGTGACTACTTTTCACAAGTCACAACAACCCAAGTTGGTTATTTAGTCTGGTCACAATTTCCCATTCGAGTTTACGTAGAACCACCAAAATCCGTTAACGAAAAACAAGCTCAAGTATGGGTTAATGGTGTCTTGCAGGGTGTAAAAGAATGGAGCAATTATTTGCCTTTGACAATAGTAGAACAGCCAGAAATTGCTGATATTACGATCGCACGAAAAGCGCCACCTCTTCAAATTTCCCCTGGTAGTAGTAAACCTCGTGCGCGATCGGCACAAACTACTTACGAGTTATACACTACCAACAAAGTTTTATCCCACCGCTTCACTATTTTGCTAAGCCCCAGTCAAACAGGTGAGTATCTCATTGCAGCTACCCGCCACGAATTTGGTCATGCACTTGGAATTTGGGGTCATAGTCCGCTACAAACTGATGCCCTATATTTTTCTCAAGTTCGTAACCCGTTGCCTATTTCTTCCAGAGATGTAAATACTCTAAAACGGATTTATGAACAGCCAACTAGTTTGGGCTGGTCTTTAGGGGATAATTCAAAGATTAATTGA
- the secG gene encoding preprotein translocase subunit SecG, whose protein sequence is MTATNIVQGIWAFSATGLIILVLLHSPKGDGIGAIGGQAQLFSSTKSAENTLNRITWALTVIFLGLTVVLSAGWLPK, encoded by the coding sequence ATGACAGCTACTAATATCGTGCAAGGCATTTGGGCGTTTTCCGCCACTGGTTTGATTATCTTAGTTTTACTACATAGCCCCAAAGGTGATGGTATTGGAGCCATTGGTGGACAAGCCCAGCTATTCAGCAGTACCAAAAGTGCAGAAAACACCTTAAATCGAATCACTTGGGCATTGACAGTAATTTTCCTCGGTTTAACAGTGGTTTTAAGTGCTGGTTGGCTGCCTAAATAA
- the gpmI gene encoding 2,3-bisphosphoglycerate-independent phosphoglycerate mutase, protein MTKAPVAPVVLVILDGWGYCEEKRGNAIVAAKTPIVDSLWAAYPHTLIRTSGKAVGLPEGQMGNSEVGHLNIGAGRVVPQELVRISDAVEDGSIALNPALVKICQEVRSRNSKLHLVGLCSEGGVHSHITHLFGLLDLAKNQQIPEVCIHAITDGRDTAPTDGVRAITMLQNYIDRTGIGRIVTLSGRYYAMDRDHRWDRVKRAYDVMTQDGVGDNRTAVEILQASYAEGVKDEFVNPIRIAPGAIEPGDGVIFFNFRPDRSRQLTQALVSPTFNGFERQQITPLSFVTFTQYDSDLPVAVAFEPQNLSNILGEVIANHGLNQFRTAETEKYAHVTYFFNGGLEEPFAGEDRELVSSPMVATYDHAPAMSAVAVTDVAIAAIQKGTYSLVVINYANPDMVGHTGQIDATITAIETVDRCLGRLLESVIKAGGTTIITADHGNAEYMLDDGGNPWTAHTTNPVPFILVEGEKVKIPGYGTNVELRSDGKLSDIAPTILEILQLPQPPEMTGRSLLKTADYELQRTRTPVQVGL, encoded by the coding sequence ATGACCAAAGCACCTGTTGCTCCTGTGGTGCTAGTCATTTTAGACGGATGGGGCTACTGCGAGGAAAAGCGAGGAAACGCTATTGTTGCTGCTAAAACTCCCATTGTGGACAGTTTATGGGCAGCTTACCCGCACACCCTCATCCGCACATCAGGAAAAGCCGTAGGGTTGCCAGAGGGTCAAATGGGCAACTCGGAAGTTGGTCATTTGAACATTGGTGCTGGGCGAGTGGTACCGCAAGAACTTGTACGCATCTCCGATGCGGTTGAAGACGGTTCTATTGCCTTAAACCCAGCACTTGTCAAAATTTGCCAGGAAGTTCGTTCTCGGAATAGCAAGCTACATCTAGTCGGGCTTTGTTCTGAGGGAGGGGTACATTCGCATATTACCCATCTATTCGGACTACTTGACTTAGCCAAAAACCAGCAAATTCCAGAAGTTTGTATCCACGCCATTACCGATGGTCGTGACACCGCCCCAACTGACGGTGTAAGAGCAATCACAATGCTGCAAAATTATATAGACCGCACAGGAATTGGGCGCATAGTCACCCTCAGCGGTCGCTACTACGCGATGGATCGCGATCACCGCTGGGATCGGGTCAAACGCGCCTACGACGTGATGACTCAAGATGGTGTGGGTGATAATCGCACGGCTGTGGAAATCTTGCAAGCATCTTACGCCGAAGGGGTAAAAGATGAATTTGTCAACCCAATCCGAATTGCACCAGGTGCAATAGAACCAGGGGATGGAGTGATATTTTTCAACTTCCGCCCCGATCGCTCCAGACAACTGACTCAAGCTTTAGTCAGTCCCACTTTTAATGGTTTTGAAAGACAGCAAATCACACCACTGTCTTTTGTCACGTTTACACAGTATGATTCAGACTTACCCGTGGCTGTAGCCTTTGAGCCGCAGAATCTCAGTAATATTCTGGGAGAAGTAATAGCCAATCATGGTCTGAATCAGTTCCGCACCGCCGAAACAGAAAAATATGCCCACGTCACCTATTTCTTTAATGGGGGTCTGGAGGAACCTTTTGCTGGAGAAGATCGGGAACTAGTAAGCAGCCCGATGGTAGCAACTTACGACCATGCCCCAGCAATGTCAGCAGTAGCAGTTACAGATGTTGCGATCGCTGCGATTCAAAAGGGTACGTATTCTTTAGTTGTAATTAACTATGCCAATCCAGATATGGTAGGGCATACTGGTCAAATCGACGCTACCATTACAGCAATTGAAACAGTTGATCGCTGTTTAGGACGCTTATTAGAAAGCGTTATCAAAGCCGGCGGTACAACAATTATTACTGCCGATCATGGCAACGCTGAGTATATGCTGGATGATGGGGGTAATCCCTGGACAGCCCACACCACTAACCCAGTCCCCTTTATCTTGGTGGAAGGAGAGAAAGTCAAAATCCCTGGATATGGTACAAATGTCGAACTGCGAAGCGATGGTAAGCTATCCGACATTGCCCCCACAATTCTAGAGATTTTACAACTGCCTCAGCCACCAGAAATGACAGGGCGATCGCTGCTGAAAACAGCAGATTATGAACTGCAACGCACTCGCACTCCTGTGCAAGTAGGGCTGTAA
- a CDS encoding ABC-F family ATP-binding cassette domain-containing protein, which yields MLRLEHISKIYPTGEVLKDINWEVKPGDRIGLVGVNGAGKSTQLKIISGEMEPTAGEIIRPNSLHIAYLNQEFEVDPTRTVREEFWTVFKEANEVQLSLAHIPQEMETASPEELDRLIDKLDRLQRKFEALDGYNLDARIGKILPEMGFGLEDGDRLVSAFSGGWQMRMSLGKILLQKPDLLLLDEPTNHLDLETIEWLENYLRGLITPMVIVSHDREFLDRLCTQIVETERGVSSTYLGNYSAYLEQKAESQSAQLSAYERQQKELEKQQTFVDRFRASATRSTQAKSREKQLDKIERIEAPIAGVRTLHFRFPPAPRSGREVVDIKDLTHLYGDKILFLAANLLIERGDRIAFLGPNGAGKSTLLRVIMGMEPPTEGSVQLGDHNVIPGYFEQNQAEALDLKKTVMETIHDEVPDWDNQEVRTLLGRFLFTGDTVFKAVGALSGGEKARLALAKMLLRPANLLILDEPTNHLDIPAKEMLEEALKNYDGTAIVVSHDRYFISQVANKIVEIRDGEFRVYLGDYHYYLQKIAEEKEQAKLAAIAAEKAAKKAAKASTKRK from the coding sequence ATGCTGCGACTAGAACATATAAGTAAAATTTATCCCACAGGCGAAGTTCTCAAAGATATCAACTGGGAAGTTAAACCAGGCGATCGCATTGGCTTAGTCGGTGTCAACGGTGCTGGCAAATCTACCCAGTTAAAGATCATTTCTGGGGAAATGGAACCCACCGCAGGCGAAATTATCCGTCCTAATAGCTTACATATAGCCTACCTCAACCAAGAGTTTGAAGTAGACCCCACCCGCACCGTTAGAGAAGAATTTTGGACTGTCTTTAAAGAAGCCAACGAAGTACAGTTATCTCTGGCGCACATCCCACAAGAAATGGAAACGGCTAGCCCAGAGGAACTGGATCGACTGATCGACAAGTTGGATCGCTTGCAGCGCAAATTTGAAGCCTTGGATGGCTACAACTTAGATGCACGCATCGGGAAAATTTTACCAGAGATGGGGTTTGGGCTAGAAGATGGCGATCGCCTCGTCAGTGCCTTCAGTGGTGGTTGGCAAATGCGGATGAGTTTAGGTAAAATTCTCCTGCAAAAACCCGACTTGTTGCTGCTGGATGAACCGACTAACCACCTAGATTTAGAAACCATTGAGTGGTTGGAAAATTACCTCAGAGGGCTAATTACGCCGATGGTAATAGTCTCCCATGACCGGGAGTTCCTTGACCGCCTCTGTACCCAAATTGTGGAAACTGAACGTGGTGTTTCCAGTACCTACCTTGGTAACTACTCAGCATATTTGGAACAAAAAGCCGAAAGTCAATCAGCACAACTGAGTGCTTACGAACGCCAACAGAAAGAATTAGAGAAACAGCAAACCTTTGTTGATAGATTCCGCGCTAGTGCTACCCGCAGTACCCAGGCAAAAAGCCGGGAAAAGCAACTCGACAAAATTGAGCGCATTGAAGCACCTATCGCTGGGGTAAGAACTCTACACTTCCGTTTTCCGCCTGCACCCCGCAGTGGACGCGAGGTAGTGGACATTAAAGATTTAACTCATCTTTATGGTGATAAAATCCTGTTTTTGGCAGCAAATCTGCTAATTGAAAGAGGCGATCGCATTGCTTTTCTTGGACCCAACGGTGCTGGAAAATCTACCCTTCTGCGCGTAATTATGGGCATGGAACCACCCACGGAAGGTAGCGTTCAACTAGGGGATCACAACGTTATTCCTGGTTACTTTGAGCAAAATCAAGCTGAAGCCTTGGACTTGAAGAAAACTGTCATGGAAACTATCCATGATGAAGTTCCAGACTGGGATAATCAAGAAGTCCGCACGCTTTTGGGACGCTTCTTATTCACTGGTGATACTGTATTTAAGGCAGTTGGGGCATTAAGTGGAGGAGAAAAAGCTCGTTTGGCGTTGGCAAAAATGCTCTTACGTCCCGCGAACTTACTAATTTTAGATGAGCCGACAAACCACCTAGATATTCCAGCGAAAGAAATGCTGGAAGAAGCGCTCAAAAATTATGATGGGACGGCAATTGTAGTTTCTCACGATCGCTACTTTATTTCTCAAGTAGCTAATAAAATCGTCGAAATTCGTGATGGTGAATTCCGCGTTTACTTAGGAGACTATCATTACTATCTCCAGAAAATTGCCGAAGAAAAAGAACAAGCAAAGTTAGCTGCGATCGCTGCCGAAAAAGCTGCTAAGAAAGCTGCAAAAGCTTCCACCAAAAGGAAATAG
- a CDS encoding Rpn family recombination-promoting nuclease/putative transposase yields the protein MKTDIIFYRLFQEFPDIFFELIGNPPEEASLYQFSSVEIKQTAFRIDGVFLPTQGSENQIYFVEVQFQADGEIYSRLIAEICLYLRQNQPSNDWGAVVLYPNRNVDTGNIKHYREFFTSGRVKRIYLDELGEGASLPIGIATAKLVIATDDIAIVQARELIDRTKSEINSPPKQQQLLQFIETILAYKFPTMSREEMQQMFGLSELKQTRFYQEAFQEGVEQGIEQGKVQGIEQGKLRAVPAMLAAGLTVEQVAQALDLSVEQVRQAEQ from the coding sequence GTGAAAACAGACATCATCTTTTATCGGCTGTTTCAAGAATTTCCTGATATCTTCTTTGAACTTATTGGTAATCCTCCAGAAGAAGCTAGTCTTTATCAATTTTCATCAGTTGAAATCAAACAAACAGCCTTCAGAATCGATGGTGTGTTTCTGCCTACGCAAGGAAGCGAAAACCAGATTTACTTTGTTGAAGTGCAATTTCAAGCTGATGGGGAAATTTATTCACGGCTAATTGCAGAAATATGTTTATACCTCCGTCAAAATCAACCATCGAATGACTGGGGTGCTGTGGTTTTATACCCAAACAGGAATGTAGATACAGGCAATATCAAACATTACCGTGAGTTTTTCACAAGTGGGCGCGTCAAACGCATTTATTTGGATGAATTAGGTGAAGGTGCATCGCTTCCAATTGGCATTGCAACTGCTAAATTAGTAATTGCAACCGACGATATCGCAATTGTCCAAGCAAGGGAGTTGATAGATAGAACGAAGTCTGAGATAAATTCACCACCAAAACAGCAGCAATTATTACAATTTATAGAGACTATTTTGGCTTATAAGTTTCCCACAATGAGTAGGGAGGAGATGCAGCAAATGTTTGGCTTAAGCGAGTTAAAGCAAACCAGATTTTATCAGGAAGCCTTTCAGGAGGGTGTTGAACAAGGCATTGAACAAGGTAAGGTTCAAGGCATTGAACAAGGTAAACTCAGAGCAGTACCAGCAATGTTGGCAGCCGGGTTGACTGTAGAACAAGTAGCACAGGCGCTAGATTTGAGTGTCGAACAAGTCAGACAAGCCGAGCAGTAG